The genomic interval CAGCCATATCAAACTCTCCTTAATATAAGTTAATCGGGGAAATAGCCCCCCTCTTCAAGGTGCGAACGATTCATCATCCACACCTGATGAATCGGCTATAGGGCTTCCACCTCCCAACCTAACGTACAAAAAAAACTACACAAGTCAAAATATTCTCCACACTAGCGACAAAAAGACCGTCCTACACTCAAAAATCCAGCTGAAAACTATAGACATCATCCTCCAGATGACTGGTCACCATCAGTCCACACCGATTAAACACGGCCTGCATCTTTCTATTCTCACGTAAAACTTCGGCAGTAAACCCTGCAATCCCGCTCTGTTTGGCAATCACCACCAGGGCATCAAAGAGCAGTCGACCTATTCCTCGCCCCTGCCAATCATCACGGACCAAAAAAGCGACCTCGGCACGATTGGTCTTTTCATCCAGGTAATATCTTCCCACCGCAATAATGTCATCACCGTGGGCCTCAGGGATTGTCACCACCAACGCGACATTACTTCGATGATCAACATAGACAAAATCAAGAATCTGCTTAGCGCCGAATTGCTTGGTCCTGGTCATGAAACGGTGATACAGGGTCTCCTGCGAGAGTGAATAGACCAAATCCTTAATCCCCTGCTCATCGGTTGGCAAAATCGGTCGAAGAGAGACCTCGACCCCGCCGGGCAGAACCACACTCTTCTTCCGTTCACCAGCCGCCACCACAAAACCGGCCTGAACATGGGCATGTTCACCACGAATCAGCTTGGCCTCAATGGCCTCCTGAAACAACTGCTCCCTGAACTCGGGATGGGCAATGGAGATCAAGGCGAGCGCTCGTTCCTGCACCGTTTTGCCGTGAAGATAAGCAACCCCGAATTCACTGACCACGTAATGGACATCACCCCTGGTAATCCCAACACCGGCGCCAGGGCTGAGCCGGGCAACAATACGCGATGTCTGATTCTGCTCATCCAAGGCGGCAATGACCATGATGGCCTTCCCGCCTGGTGATCGAGCAGCGCCCCGGGCAAAATCTATCTGACCGCCGATGCCGGAATAAAATTTTTCACCAATCGAATCGGTACAGACCTGGCCTGTCAAATCTATCTCCATGGCCATGTTGATAGCCACCATTCGCTCTAAACGGCAAATAATGGCAGGGTCGTTAACATACTCGGTGGGCCTAAAGGAAAAGAGCGGGTTACGATCGACAAGGTCATACAACCGGCGAGTTCCCATACAGAATGAAGTGACGAGCTTACCTCGATCCAGAGACTTCTTGCGGCCGGTCAACACCCCCGCTTCAACCAGCTTGATGATGCTGTCAGTGATCATCTCGGTATGAAGACCAAGATCGCGCTTATCGAGAAGATGATTCATCACCGCCGGAGGAATCCGGCCTATCCCTGGAATCCGGCCCATCCCGAACTGGAGGGTATCGCCATCCTGAATCAAAGCGGCGATATGCCGGGCAATGGTATCCGTCGCCGGATGGGGCGGATTGGACACCCGCTCAAGAAGCGGGACGTCAATCGGCACCAGCACATCAAGATCATTGACATGGAGGAGGCTGTCCCCGTAAGTGTAAGGCATCTGCTCGTTAACCAGAGCGATGACCTGGGAGGCGTTTTCAGCGGCACTCTTGACAATATCCACTGAAATCCCGAGACTGACCCGTCCCCGTCGATCAGGAGGAGAAACCTGAATCAGAGCGACGTCGATCGGCATTCTGCCGGAATTGAATAACCCAGGGATATCGGAGAGATGAACCGGGGTATAATCACCAAAACCTTCCTGGATCTGATCCCTGACATTGTGACCGATAAAAAAACTGTTCACCCGAAAATGATCGGCAAACTGCTTGGCGGCGTACAACGCCTCTCCTTTAGTCAAAAGATGAATGATTTCGACATCAAGCAACTCATGGGCCCTGTCAGTCAAAGCCTGCACCAACTCCTGAGGCTCAGCGCAACCAGTGCCAATAAAGATCCGCTGCCCCGGACGGAAGGATCGCACCGCCTTCTTGGCAGTAGTGATCATGGACCGGTAGGTCTCCTGCCAGTTCGGGTCAAAAAAAGCGTTATCAGTGTTGATCATAAAGTCTCTGGTCATAACCGCTCAGGTTATCGGTTTACGGTTATCAGTTAACGGTTGATGATTTCTATAAATGATGGTCTCGCAAAAAGTCCGGGGATGCTAAGTCCGACTGGCTCCTAACTCCCTACTCGCAGATTGATCTTGGCATCGACCACCACCGGCTCGGTACCAAATTCGCAGACCAAGAGCGGATTGATCTCAATCTCTGCGATCTGCGGAAAGTCGGTGGCCAACTGACTGATTTTTTGCAGACAATGGGCAATGCTTGCCATATCGACCCCACCCTCCCCGCGAGTCCTGACCAGGATCTGGTACGATTTGGTATTTCTCAGCATGGTCATGGCCTCATCAAAGGTGATAGGAGCCAAATTAAAGGCCACATCCTTCATCACCTCCACATAGATACCCCCCAGACCGAACATCAGCATCGGCCCAAATTGGGGATCCCGATGCATTCCCATGATCACCTCCGGACCTCGGTCCAACATCTTCTCGATATAAATCCCGTCGATCCAGGCATCAGGGGCACGCTGGCTCATCCTGAGCATCATCAGATCAAAACCGTCCCGAATTCCCTGACGATTGGTGATATTGAGTCGAATCCCACCCATATCGCTCTTATGAACGATATCCGGCGACACGATCTTCATTGCCACCGGATAACCGATTCCCTCGGCATGCTCGATGGCTTCCTCCACGGTAGTGCTCAGGTGGCCAGGAGGCACCTGAAAATCATAGGCCTTAAGAATGTCCTTAGCCTTGACTTCGGCAATATGCAGACGATTGGTTCGGATCCGGCGAGAGATGATCCGCTCAACCCGACGCCGATTCACCTTAAAACGAGTAACCACCCGCGGCGGTCGATTGCGCCAGGCCACATACCCAACCATGGCCTTGAGCACGGCAACCGCTCCTTCTGGCGAATCAAAGGCAGGCACTCCTCCGTGAAACAACAAATCCCGAGTCGCGTTAGTATCACCTCCCAGCACACAGACAGAGAGAGGCTTCTGACCATGATTGCAGGAGACAATTGCCTGAGCAATGGCAAGGGTCTGATCCGCTG from Desulfobulbaceae bacterium carries:
- a CDS encoding GNAT family N-acetyltransferase, whose amino-acid sequence is MINTDNAFFDPNWQETYRSMITTAKKAVRSFRPGQRIFIGTGCAEPQELVQALTDRAHELLDVEIIHLLTKGEALYAAKQFADHFRVNSFFIGHNVRDQIQEGFGDYTPVHLSDIPGLFNSGRMPIDVALIQVSPPDRRGRVSLGISVDIVKSAAENASQVIALVNEQMPYTYGDSLLHVNDLDVLVPIDVPLLERVSNPPHPATDTIARHIAALIQDGDTLQFGMGRIPGIGRIPPAVMNHLLDKRDLGLHTEMITDSIIKLVEAGVLTGRKKSLDRGKLVTSFCMGTRRLYDLVDRNPLFSFRPTEYVNDPAIICRLERMVAINMAMEIDLTGQVCTDSIGEKFYSGIGGQIDFARGAARSPGGKAIMVIAALDEQNQTSRIVARLSPGAGVGITRGDVHYVVSEFGVAYLHGKTVQERALALISIAHPEFREQLFQEAIEAKLIRGEHAHVQAGFVVAAGERKKSVVLPGGVEVSLRPILPTDEQGIKDLVYSLSQETLYHRFMTRTKQFGAKQILDFVYVDHRSNVALVVTIPEAHGDDIIAVGRYYLDEKTNRAEVAFLVRDDWQGRGIGRLLFDALVVIAKQSGIAGFTAEVLRENRKMQAVFNRCGLMVTSHLEDDVYSFQLDF